A region from the Drosophila takahashii strain IR98-3 E-12201 chromosome 2L, DtakHiC1v2, whole genome shotgun sequence genome encodes:
- the LOC138914903 gene encoding uncharacterized protein, which produces MVQRSQKEDQAPLRRILVEGPGVREEKKRGGGSSPLKTTALHCQTVQRELVTAEVHMDELVVAFGKLRAVVKVWSQPPKKNWSNKLERKPEVRAQYSAFIREYLNLNHMSVVPRDSINLCKYFLTHHCVFKEDSTTTKLRVVFDGSAKPSSGHSLNEVLMAGPTIQQKLFNTLLQFRTFPVALTGDICKMYRCVRVAEPDSYLQCILWRDSPDQEVQVFKLDTVTYGTKPASFLSVRTMHQLASDEKSTFPIGSKITLWDFYVDDLITGGQSTQEVLEIMSQTKGLLARGGFKLRKWCSNERGVLEQIPDSEKETLLKFDDGRDFTKTLGLAWDPAADVFCFSFSPMQLSPKPCKRLVLSTIARVYDPLGLIGPVVAKAKIFLQQVWREKLEWDESFPEALNTS; this is translated from the exons ATGGTCCAGCGGTCACAGAAGGAGGATCAGGCACCCCTGCGAAGAATCCTAGTTGAAGGTCCCGGGGTACGCGAGGAAAAGAAGAGGG GAGGTGGATCTTCTCCTCTCAAGACAACTGCATTACACTGTCAAACTGTGCAGCGTGAATTGGTTACTGCCGAAGTTCATATGGATGAACTAGTCGTCGCTTTTGGGAAGCTGAGAGCTGTGGTGAAGGTGTGGTCACAGCCACCAAAGAAGAACTGGAGT AACAAGCTAGAGCGCAAGCCAGAAGTTAGGGCTCAATACTCGGCATTTATTCGtgaatatttgaatttgaatcaCATGTCCGTCGTGCCCAGAGACTCCATTAacctttgcaaatattttctgacCCATCATTGCGTTTTCAAGGAAGACAGCACCACGACTAAATTGCGAGTCGTTTTTGATGGGTCCGCCAAACCGTCAAGTGGACATTCCCTTAACGAGGTTCTCATGGCAGGGCCTACCATTCAGCAGAAGCTGTTCAACACGCTGCTACAGTTTCGGACTTTCCCCGTTGCATTGACTGGTGACATCTGCAAGATGTATCGATGTGTTCGCGTGGCTGAACCCGATAGCTATCTTCAATGTATTCTTTGGCGTGATTCACCGGACCAGGAGGTGCAGGTATTCAAGCTTGATACCGTAACCTATGGAACTAAGCCTGCATCCTTTTTATCCGTTCGAACGATGCATCAATTGGCGAGTGATGAGAAGAGCACATTTCCAATAGGTTCAAAAATCACCTTGTGGGACTTCTACGTGGACGATCTGATCACAGGAGGCCAATCAACACAGGAGGTCCTTGAAATCATGTCTCAAACAAAGGGCTTGCTTGCAAGAGGGGGCTTTAAGCTCAGAAAATGGTGTTCCAACGAGCGTGGTGTCCTTGAACAAATTCCGGACTCTGAAAAGGAAACACTCCTGAAGTTTGACGATGGTAGGGACTTTACCAAGACTCTGGGTCTTGCCTGGGACCCTGCAGCGGatgtcttttgtttttctttttctcccATGCAGCTCTCTCCAAAGCCATGTAAGCGACTGGTGCTTTCCACAATTGCTCGGGTTTACGATCCGCTTGGTCTCATTGGTCCTGTGGTTGCCAAGGCCAAAATCTTCCTGCAACAAGTCTGGAGAGAAAAGTTAGAGTGGGATGAGAGCTTTCCTGAGGCACTCAACACGTCATGA